A genomic window from Pecten maximus chromosome 2, xPecMax1.1, whole genome shotgun sequence includes:
- the LOC117321791 gene encoding uncharacterized protein LOC117321791, producing MEDIIPGDGTGLVTEECAICMNVYRTPKLLVCRHTFCSVCLKKVNSSAKNAQNIPCPVCRQVTTLPREKTVDSLLTNFFVSSCNEYICDSCDYRSHVPLLECASCSFCLCKTCFENHGKSDDNDTNNKCHDTDIVDASAIYPDDPAMRGTIQHLLNGLVRSCYCGDLQDGFTAPGATRVTKIIPVSAYSAWILLDEGSDVFKFNLSGHIEDKRTVGRGKTLDICWNEKDGLLAICKDVASILKCNSTGSELLIDTGAYYPTSLCNYEENGLVIGALDVSASSDGVSYVMIYDSDRNLADIRGINERSTFKRINSIEYNALTRQICVADEERNMVYLLGREMTCESYKKGITFPTRSRPSETERPDEFTPTSICCDQDGTIFVHDFSSSSIHVLGPKAKLLGMLLGSDDDHTGDPACIAFGPDKKFWIGDMFSGQIRIYSIDKMFNRVRHRTAHLRIGGSEEGMNAALREMLCSNPAMVSSQDGSGGLSMETLQEMLSGNIRNIENLGSLGQQQGSSGGPGVVVRRGRNGIEIRSSQDPDDPESNREARRAFAFQVVNDPQTASAFHEDGISIEEVLRACTEDA from the coding sequence ATGGAGGACATCATTCCTGGGGACGGTACGGGTCTGGTAACGGAGGAATGTGCAATATGTATGAATGTGTACCGAACCCCAAAGCTGTTGGTGTGTAGACACACTTTCTGTAGCGTGTGTCTTAAAAAGGTCAACTCGTCGGCAAAAAACGCGCAGAATATTCCTTGTCCGGTTTGCCGCCAGGTTACCACATTACCAAGGGAGAAAACTGTCGATTCGTTACTGACAAACTTCTTTGTGTCGTCGTGTAATGAGTACATTTGTGATTCGTGTGATTATAGAAGCCATGTGCCCCTGCTAGAGTGTGCCTCTTGCTCATTCTGCTTGTGTAAAACATGCTTTGAAAATCACGGAAAAAGTGATGATAACGACACAAATAACAAATGCCACGACACAGATATTGTAGATGCTTCCGCTATCTATCCTGATGATCCAGCCATGAGAGGAACCATTCAGCACCTGTTAAATGGACTCGTCCGATCCTGTTACTGTGGCGATTTGCAGGATGGCTTCACTGCCCCAGGAGCTACACGTGTAACCAAAATCATACCCGTTTCTGCATATAGTGCCTGGATCTTGTTAGATGAGGGATCAGATGTATTCAAATTCAACTTATCTGGGCATATAGAGGACAAACGCACAGTTGGACGCGGAAAAACATTAGACATATGTTGGAATGAAAAAGATGGCTTACTCGCCATTTGTAAAGATGTTGCGTCCATTTTGAAGTGTAATTCAACTGGAAGTGAATTGCTCATCGATACCGGCGCTTATTACCCGACGTCTCTCTGTAACTATGAAGAAAACGGCTTAGTTATCGGCGCTTTGGACGTAAGTGCGTCTTCAGATGGCGTAAGTTACGTTATGATATACGATTCGGATAGGAATCTTGCCGATATCAGGGGAATCAACGAACGCTCGACATTCAAACGAATTAATTCAATCGAATATAATGCTTTGACTCGGCAGATATGTGTTGCCGATGAGGAACGGAACATGGTGTACTTATTAGGGCGTGAAATGACGTGCGAGTCGTACAAAAAAGGGATTACTTTCCCAACACGAAGCCGACCGTCGGAGACGGAGAGGCCTGACGAATTCACCCCTACTTCAATCTGCTGTGACCAGGACGGGACGATATTCGTGCACGATTTTTCTTCCTCGTCTATCCACGTGCTCGGTCCAAAGGCCAAATTACTAGGCATGCTGCTGGGTAGTGATGATGACCATACCGGTGACCCAGCATGCATTGCTTTCGGTCCAGATAAGAAATTCTGGATCGGAGACATGTTTTCCGGACAAATTAGAATTTACAGtattgataaaatgtttaatcGTGTTCGACACCGAACTGCACATTTAAGGATAGGTGGTAGTGAAGAAGGAATGAATGCTGCCCTTAGAGAAATGCTGTGCAGCAATCCGGCAATGGTGTCCTCCCAGGATGGATCTGGCGGACTCTCAATGGAGACTTTACAGGAAATGTTGTCAGGTAATATACGAAACATTGAAAATCTGGGATCGCTGGGACAGCAGCAGGGTAGCAGTGGCGGGCCAGGTGTTGTCGTAAGGCGTGGCAGAAACGGGATTGAAATCAGGTCCTCACAAGACCCGGATGATCCAGAATCGAATCGAGAGGCGCGGAGGGCATTTGCATTTCAAGTTGTAAATGATCCACAAACGGCGTCTGCATTTCATGAAGATGGTATTAGTATAGAGGAAGTGCTCCGCGCTTGTACGGAAGATGCCTAA